A window of Acropora muricata isolate sample 2 chromosome 6, ASM3666990v1, whole genome shotgun sequence genomic DNA:
CCTATGAGATACCTGAAGCAGGTATTTTATAAGTTGTGTCATCATCATTctaatggcaaaaaaaaattttgttaaacagtttttgatataaactggagtgctttatagggatttccaccactcagaaaaaccgtatcaccacACATGAAAAGTTGCGGTAATTTTTcatgtgtttgagatagccaatcagctgctgacacatCACTCGCTCTATCTGCAGTGCCATGACTGAATGGCATCtcattctctttttgaaacagTAATTAAGGCGGCTTCTCcttgttagtaaggtgtttatgtaataaacaaaaaattacgtggttgcttggagatatggaatttctcttttcgTGTTAAACTCAGTGTTTCGCCTGTTAGCCGAGGCCACTCATGAGATATCAAGTTTAACACTCGAAGAGAGGTTCCTTATCTCCACTtacccatgtattattctctatttataaCATAGCAGGCAAATTCACACAATTTCAGCCAGTCAATTTGCTAATTTCATCAGTGTGCTACATAATCTTATGGATGCATGCTGATGGTGCAGTGATGCCTTTGAAATGGATGTCTGTAAGCTTTTAATGTATTTggggaaactaaaatttgataaataaTGTCAGTGTtatataaaacaataatttggtTTGTGGTCAGGGTGGGTGTGGCACATTATGGGTGCACTAGAAATAGAACCTGCACTGAGATTTTTGTCAAACTTTGCCTGTTGACTGTTTATATCGTAGGaacttaaattttgaaataaaaatgagaGGTCCCCATGCTCATTTAGAAGCAACATCACTTTGTTTATGCCCAATAAATCCTTCAGGCTtctaataatgattataatcaTGATTGCTGGCTAAATTCACATTTCTAAGGATTGTTTCTTGTTCCACACTCAGAATTGGtccatattaattttattttaaatagaAAGATTTATTACTCAATTGAAAACATCAgaaaaaaatgataggtcactgtactctttttaaaaaaaatgaccatTTACCTCTATGGCGAGGTCCAGCCATAAAGAAAAAACCACCATCTTCTAATGCATGGGCACCAATCACGTGTGAAATTATGCACCGTAGAAATGCTTAATTCAATACTGGGTAATGACTTTTAAGGCATGTGAGAAGCTACTTTAGAGTTGCACTTGGAGACTCTAATGCTTTTCTTATTGTTAAAAGTTTAGTAATGTTACGTATAGGtgatcaaatgatttcgagtgcaatttggaataaataagcacgagtaaatttttcaaagactaacaaaattgcacgagcccgtggggcgagtgcaatttggggtctttgaaaaattttcgaGTGCTTTTTTATTCCATATTGCACTAGGAAAATCATTTCaatacttgttaataatatacatgcaaaaatttcaagatggtTGAGCAGGAGGAACACACACGTATCACGCAATCGGAAAAATTGTGCCATGAATTGCGCTGTCCAGAGCGTGCgctttatttgaaaacaaaagatttgattgccCATCTGTGAGTAtttctttcgcgactttcctatcaatcaatttaatttcaagtttttgcactcaatttcaactttttgcactcaatttcgaCTTTCTGCACTGCTTgggattaataattattgacatgctctcagccaatcaacatggtgcatgtatattattaactgaGAAACAAAAGTGTGAAACTGCATtggaataaataataaaaaatttgaaaactaaaGCATTGATCATTACAAAGTGAACAGTTTCACTGTAATGGTTGAGTgtttatgaatattatgtgaactgtgGACATACAAaggaaatgaaggtgtgatcatcgcagttgtgtttgagatttaagcaatcgctattaagcctgaaaaatgttttcagttgtgtttgcgatttaagcaatggcaattaagcccgaaaaatgttttcggggcttcaacacttttttttttccacattttatTTCTATTGGTAACTTACAAAATACAACGTCGTTATCAATGTCAATAACGTGATtacttaataaaataaaaaaacaataatttaatctTTGATATAACAGCACATAATTACTTCTCAATAAATACTTTCCATCTGGCCTGAAATTTCCTTTGCATATTGTTTTTTATGGCTATATACTTTTCAATCTTATATTTCATATTTATCACTTCTTTGAAGGCTGCTATGTCTAGGGTGAGACTACGTTTACAACTCATCCAGATATGCCATTTtgcaacaattaaaaaaaaacacttaattgcaattgcttaaatcgcatTTGATAATGGTGACatgtaataatagtaataataataataattataatagtaacattaataagaatgataataataatagcaataacaagaagaagaaggataacaataacaatgctAATTAATAAATTTCTGTCCATTCTAATGACAGCTGAACTGGAAGAGAAAGCGGAGGCAACTGGGAGTGAGGTTAATGGTGTGGTTTCTCAGAATTTGGAGGATCTGGTTTGTGACACTAAAGCTGAAGATGTTAAAGATGTGATTAAGGAAGGTGTGTCATAATTAAACATATTTAGAATACTATGTGGAGAGGTTTAATACTGTGATTTTGCCTCAAGGAAACTAGACAGAAGAATTCCATTACAGTACTTCTAATAATAGGAATGAGTTTCTATTGGTACTTAAGCAATGATATTAGTGAAAGAAAGGCCTTAAAAGGACTTGAAGCCTGACCTCTGCAATTGCAATACGGTGCTCTACAGGATCAGGCCAATTGGCAGCTGGCCTTCATGTATTCATTCGTATATGATGtagtgaatacatgaaattcatgtatttgaactgcagattgcaACAATGTCTGTGCAAATGATCCTCCCAGTTGTGGTTGTTACTTAAGCAACACTACAGTAACTTACAAAACTTTTATTGTAACCAAACTGAACCTTAGTTCAAGTTATACCTACTGTAGGTTACAAAATTTAGCTAATAGTGTCTTGACATTGCTGATCTGGGTAAAGTTAAAAAAGGTATACCATGCAGTCAAACTGTGAGCTTCATATTACTACATGTAGTTCTTTGGGTGCTCCATCAATTTGCTAGGGGAGATTTGTGCAAATTGGGCCTATTAAACTACATTCTAGTGGCAATAACAATTGCaagggtgcctggagaaaagccttaagtgacttctgataaattaccagattctccttccaaatttccttgtattcagttgtgaatgactaggagaatttgacattgcatcaaaagtcacttaaggccttattccacacaccccttcaattgttttcTCCTGCTACACTGCTAAAAGAAAATCATCCAAACAGTATTCACCAGTAAGTTTACCATCATTAAACTCATTACAAAGGTTCTTTAATGGAaacactgaacaaaaaaaatacccaaatgctttatttatagtggaagtgcacttagctatcaagctagttcacatGCACTCCACTTTTAATgatctgaaagaaacaattgaaaTAAGCTTAACAAGTTAAGAATCCCAATTGGCAGGAGGCAGAGCTAAACCAGTTGGGACTTGAACTCAGGTTCTCAAGATTTCAAGTCAGGCACCCTAATCACTTGGCCATGCTGCCTGCAAAATAacctattaataataatactaactattactgtaattattataataatccTAATAATAACaactattataattatcatgCACAAACACTGCTGTTTTGATACTATAGAACGACTGATCAGGTACATTGTGCATGTATTATGTTGAAGGTGAATACAGTTTTTTCATCTAAGTACATAATTGTATTaatttcattgcttttttttttcaacgaagTAACTCGTTTTGACctagtatttttttgtttaactttcGTGATAGATATCTATTATCTATTTAGTAAATGCTAGAGACTACAGTTGGCTAGAAATGTTCTGTTACTGTAGCTGCCTAATTATGCATAACACAGtcatttttttaccttttcattAGCCTGGACAAACATGACATTGTGTCTGGTTAAATCACCAGTATACTGTATGTAACATGGAAAGATCAGTTGGGTCCCCTTCTACCTGTTGTTTCAGTTTGATAATTTGGTTCATGGATTTTCAAccattaataatttatgaagagaaaacaaaagaaatcactaccgtgaaggaggttggGATACtgtatgtgatcctaattatcataaaattcggtgaacttttgctttgaatttctccaagaaattattaatgctttgagaagctataacaaacactcgaaagagtgttttaTCAGACATCCAAACacttgttttttcaacccacttctcagtgtttgaaTATCTGGTAAAACagtctttcgagtgtttgatgtATGACATGAAATTTTGTATTGCTGTTTTGTTAAGGTATGCTTAAAAAGCTTCGCAAGGAAGGAAGGATATACCTTGGCAGCAGGTATCAGAAACGGTACTGTATGCTACGGAATCATGTGCTGTACTACTTCAAAGAGAAGAAGGGACTAAAGCAACAAGGACACGTTTTATTGCCTGGCTATGAGGCGAAGTTGGCGAACAAGAGGGGCCAGGAATTTGTCCTTTCACACCCAGAAGGATACAGATCTTTTCAGGTAATCATGCTGTTGATTGTCACTTGTGACATATGAAGGCTTCGTGTCTCTGTAGCAtgagttgttttaaaaatttgaGCGGAGGGTGTATGAAATGACTTAAGTAGTCAATCATTTCTTTTTGTGATGTAGTTTTGTATCAGTGCAGCTTAAGTGTGAAAATTGGTACAGAAGAAGGGTAGCTTTGTGTTGAAACATCTCTCTGACTCTGTTGAACACCAAAAGAAGCGACCAATGTTAGATAGTTAGATTGATAAGGAAGCACGTAATAGTGATGGACTAACAGTAGGGCTCGAAATAAACGAAATAATCCAGCCGCACGTGgagcacgattacttttcctcgtttgaccaatcaaatcattgatttgtggcgatGACGTTACCTATGACGTCATTAACACCcaaatcactcgtatgattacaaaccgaattggactccactcaagccttttaccattactaatcttttattttgcagtttgAAACTTCGTCTAAGGAAGAAACAGAAGAGTGGTTAGCGGCAATACGCAAGGCAGCAAATGCTCCTTTGTCGGCTCGCAATAACGCGGAGCTAGAAAAATTGCGGAGCAAGAACTCTTCAGGAGATGATGACAGCTTGCATTATGTTGATGCAGGACTCAACAAGATCAACGTCGAGGAGCAAACAGAGGACATCGGAGGTGGTGAGGTGGAAGAAGTTTATGACGACACAGGTGAAGAACTTTACGAAGAGGTTGGCAAAGGCCAGGCCCCAAATTCTGGCCAGCAGCCCAGTCCTCAGTTGACAAGCAATGGAATGACTGGTTCAATCACAACACCACCAGGTTAGTTTTAAAATCCGAGCAGTTACGGTATATTATCAAATGTCTCAGGTACTACGTTGtgtgtgattggttgatttagtggTCCGTGTTAACTtataatagggaccttcagatcgaCCTGTCAGAATCAATCCCGActaacgactacgagtacgagttacGAGTTTTCCAATTGTGTACCCGGTGGCGCAtgtttcaatgtgtacccggtgcgcatgcccgattgcgtgaggctgtcacgtcaactcgttctgtcgtcaaaatctcgtcgccgtcttgacaccaactacgagattttcaacaaatctcgtcccccgactacgagttcactacaggtgcaaaggcgagttaaaaggttagtctttaaacgcgcggatacactgtgaaatgttccgtgcaacttgtctcgcaatgttttggcgactttgtggcatcttgtgttgtttgtctgctaaacattcccgcgactgacaaaatgttataacttcgtactcgcaaaaattactgaaatatttttgttgcgagctgacgacggcaacaacagtgtctacgacagctaagacccaggcctctcgcgctcaaaagtcgaactcgtactcgtagtcgtagtcggatctgaaggtccctaatagaGAGTtcaagacggattccgttcaaagttcgagcaattacttgcaaaaattatttactaaaaatctactcacagcacggtaacttctttaatgccatttaaaacatgtcattgtaattcagttctctaaatgaccccgcgatgaaatccccaagcattctcgagaaattttatgtcaaacttcgtaagaatgctaaaagcgaatgttattgtgtttacaactaacgcgaaatgtcctttttaactgaaatatggataacttcaagttcaattttctctcgcggggtcagcttgagagcttaaatctcgataggatcttcttacctttattcaaaatattaccatgctaagaggattttttggtaacttaatttttgccattattgctcgaatgttgtgcggaaatcataagatctacgacgcgacggcagcgacaacgccagaaattttgcatatttaatgaagcaaaacaaaagctttgcacgcccttcacgtgcctttttcatttctgtacatttctttcccgttctcggcaaatctgcgacgtgaaatgaccatttctcaagttttacagagaacgtgagcACACAGCCGccaatttgaattttgttcCCTGGCTTTTACagcgcacctctaaattcagtccCTGGGTAGTCCCGCTATCTTTCcaaagttaaacaaatttacATAACGATggaaaagattgacaaacttgaacttgcaattttgagcgacgttttcgttaccgtcgcgtcgtagatcgtAAACTAGgtaatttaagaagctacgacggcaactgcaccGAAAACgtgacattaaaattgaactttgcgttaagttaagtcttttgcgattactccatgttggtcacgttgtacaaaataggcgaactgcactttcgcttgcttggcacgaatggttttcatgtaaaggcaaagaagaaaagatttactgctgcgagctcgcgttgtcgtcagaacctcaaatatgaaaatttcacgttgtcgtttggcagactacgtcaaaacattggaccaaaaagcgtgctgcacgtgcagcacgattatttttcttcattcaaccaatgaaatcattgatttgtcgcgttgtcgttgacgttgccgtcgtcaaatcttaaattccctactTCCTATTACGGCCCTCGGTCTCGGTTAGTAAGGGGTATAGAAGACGAACGCTAATGGTTTTGCATCCTTGCATTGTGAATCTTTGGTTATCTTTTATTTTGCTCTAAAAACTGCCTTAAGATGACAGAATCATAGCGGAGCTCTCGCGCGCGAAGCACGCGCAGCGGAGCACCATAAGTAAGAAATTGTGATAAACTACCTATCCGAGAAAATTTGGTAATCACGTGACCGTACACCGACTGTCCGTCCGCACCACATGCATACCAACGCAAAATTTAGGGTAGTCTGTGGTGAGGgtattttggcgcgaaaacgaatggcTTTTGTAAAGCATAGACAACTTTGAAATTCAGAGAAGTCTcaaaaactcaaaacaaaaagaaatttataagaaatttattattgtaatgaaatcgggatctccgcttttaggcttggctaaatctatatatataactattTTGGAAGGTTGAGCAAGAATTTGGAAAATGGTAGCTCATCAAAGTAAACAGGCTTTATccgggaagtcaggctggcgtagtggacatcaatcacgccttccacctctactacaatgttgtatgtggattgagtttcagtcaatctcaacctgacttcgagagttttctccgggcactccggtttcctccctccgcaaaaagTGACTCCTAGTTCcgggcccgcagtaattggcgcaagctgttgcggtgtccctgcctgttggcgaagctaataaaataaaataaaatagtttaTAGTTTAGGGAACAACGTGCGTGACACGCAAAACGTGCGCGACACGCAAAACGTGCGCAACACGCAAGgagagaaaaaataattatattttactCTCCCCTCGCTTGTTACGTGCGTTGCGCCACCAACCCCAATAAGCACTCCCGATACCGCCTGTTGTGCAGGCCAGCTAGTTTCTCAATGCACGCGTCGTTTTAAGAACTTTTTTTGCCAGCAATTATTTATTGATATCTCGTTCAAGCCACTTTGTAATTATGCTGTGGTCAATTGTTTTCATCAGCAGCACCTCCACCCTTGGAACTTCCAACTCCACCCCGCCCAGGCAAATCGCAGCCAGAGGTGCCGCAGGGTGGCACCCCTCCAGCTCCTCCAGCGCCAAGGCGTCCAAAACCGGCACTCCCCCCCACACCGGTGCAAGAAGATATCTATGAAGACACTGCAGATTCATCCAACCTGCCTCCCCCACCGGAAGAGTTAGAAAACTATGAAGCGTTTGAGCCCCAGGATCCCGAACCCGCTCCTGCTCCTGCTCCTGCTCCTGCTCCTGCTCCTGCTCCTGCTCCCGTCCCACCTGGGGTGCCTGTGCGACCTCCGAAGCGCAAGAAATCTCCGCGATCAAGTGATGCTGAACAAGCTGTAGAGCGTAAGTGGTATTTCGAAAATGTTCAGAGTAGTTGTCTGGGAGCGGTGgtattttttatatatatatggaacTGTGAGCCCGCGGGAATAAAC
This region includes:
- the LOC136920360 gene encoding src kinase-associated phosphoprotein 1-like isoform X3, translating into MEPVNKDVNEAILDADKFLSGTLGKEKLSPQAEEERVKLGAKFKNLITQLGLQSQVLTAEGMKAPPRPPKAAPQQEEIYDDLAETGGDQYYTMAPGGEEEINTGTNEDNGGEINYEIMSGDVEMTNNGTPQEDLEQENYEEPGQNDIEPDQDTYEIPEAAELEEKAEATGSEVNGVVSQNLEDLVCDTKAEDVKDVIKEGMLKKLRKEGRIYLGSRYQKRYCMLRNHVLYYFKEKKGLKQQGHVLLPGYEAKLANKRGQEFVLSHPEGYRSFQFETSSKEETEEWLAAIRKAANAPLSARNNAELEKLRSKNSSGDDDSLHYVDAGLNKINVEEQTEDIGGGEVEEVYDDTGEELYEEVGKGQAPNSGQQPSPQLTSNGMTGSITTPPAAPPPLELPTPPRPGKSQPEVPQGGTPPAPPAPRRPKPALPPTPVQEDIYEDTADSSNLPPPPEELENYEAFEPQDPEPAPAPAPAPAPAPAPAPVPPGVPVRPPKRKKSPRSSDAEQAVEQEKVPDRPAKPGTKPAPPVPARVDEAPPTPTEEKTNPINYANVYQALWDCATNETDELGFRRGDLIYIYEKPHVDWWIGSLFKPQGFNVGLVPKDYVMEAYEITAS
- the LOC136920360 gene encoding src kinase-associated phosphoprotein 1-like isoform X4; the protein is MEPVNKDVNEAILDADKFLSGTLGKEKLSPQAEEERVKLGAKFKNLITQLGLQSQVLTAEGMKAPPRPPKAAPQQEEIYDDLAETGGDQYYTMAPGGEEEINTGTNEDNGGEINYEIMSGDVEMTNNGTPQEDLEQENYEEPGQNDIEPDQDTYEIPEAAELEEKAEATGSEVNGVVSQNLEDLVCDTKAEDVKDVIKEGMLKKLRKEGRIYLGSRYQKRYCMLRNHVLYYFKEKKGLKQQGHVLLPGYEAKLANKRGQEFVLSHPEGYRSFQFETSSKEETEEWLAAIRKAANAPLSARNNAELEKLRSKNSSGDDDSLHYVDAGLNKINVEEQTEDIGGGEVEEVYDDTGEELYEEVGKGQAPNSGQQPSPQLTSNGMTGSITTPPAPPPLELPTPPRPGKSQPEVPQGGTPPAPPAPRRPKPALPPTPVQEDIYEDTADSSNLPPPPEELENYEAFEPQDPEPAPAPAPAPAPAPAPAPVPPGVPVRPPKRKKSPRSSDAEQAVEQEKVPDRPAKPGTKPAPPVPARVDEAPPTPTEEKTNPINYANVYQALWDCATNETDELGFRRGDLIYIYEKPHVDWWIGSLFKPQGFNVGLVPKDYVMEAYEITAS